The DNA segment AGGAGATactttggaaacaactcttgatgGGGAAGGAAATGTTGCTGCCTAGTTCTCTAGGCTTTAATTATCTTATCctaggatattttgaagaaactttgtcatgttctaagctttaaattctttataatttaaGGAAGAAACTCTAGTACTCTAAGTTTCCAAATTGTATACTTTAAGGATGATTGTAATCCtattactcttaactgctttctagtattattcatggtgacgcctttattatgttatatatttttataatataattgggatCTCACACTTTtgtatataaatgttttaagagaaaatatattaagaataaataataaggTGACAACTTTTATAAACTGGGAGACACAACAAGGGTTATCACGAATActttaaatattgatatttttttataaaaaaaatcacatctttaaataacttttgatattactgtaataatttttatttttgttcttacaAAATTAAGATTCAGTGTTACTATtcttataacatttatttttattactgtagataaaacttattttaggAAACTCCGAAAGTTTTACATTGACCAAACCCAGCCTACTAGTTTATCTTAAGGTGGCTGAAGCTAATAATTGGACAACCTTGGTGACCAAGGATAGTTGACCAGGAAGGATAAAAGTGTAGCAGTGACATTGACTCATGTGAACCATAACAAGACCAACACATTCATGCATCTTTCACATTAATTATAATGATGAATTATgatcaaatagaaaaaaaaaaggaaagagtacaaaatagttataattaattttagtagaaagatgaaaaagaagttttctatattttttaaaaaatacaatttgaaatatattaaaaagtttgttaattacgtattttaaaaacattacgaaaaaacatatatttataaatattacatttatagACGAACTTGATTGAAAAATaggaaataaataataatgtaatagcGAGAgaacataaattatattctttCCACCTAAAAACTCTactaaatttcattcaaataattataaaatagtttaagttatttataaaaaaagaaaataagtttattgGAAGTttacattgactagagataagactaaattataatatataagtgggtgcaaacctcactttacaaaccgattttgtgaagttgagttaggtttaaaactcattttttaaTATCCTAGTGATATTTAGTATTTCTATTCCATCTGTTGTCAGACTACTATCAAAATCTCACATCGATTAAACTTAAAACAACTTTCTAATAAAGTCATTTAGCTATAAACAACATTGTACAAATTACTTTTCAAGTTTTCATCATGAGCCTTTGGATTAATTGGATGATGCCATGCTAGAGATGTGGATTTTTCATAAGGTAATTTTCATGCCACAAAGCACATTCCTTGTTGAGTCCCATGTTGATAATTAACATAGCAACCTATGCATGAGGGCATGTCTCATTCTCTCTCTTCTGATGTTACTTCTCTAATAACCAGTACACTGACCTAAAGCAACTTAGTTTTAAGAAGCTATATGTATCGAATGAAAGAAGGCCACGTGTAAAGTTGAAGTACATTCTCACACTTGGCAGCTTCTGAATGCTTGCCCTGTGTGGTATCCATCAATATGTCACCATAAGGTGACCCATGTAGCCAAAGACAAGAGAAGAAGAGACAGAGAAAATAAAGACAGATGAGGGTTTAACTTAGAAGTTCATCAAAGGCTATGGTCCTTTATTTTGTGTTCAAGTTGGTGCAAGGAAGGGAAATTATCATCTAGCTGTTATCTCATAATTCCTCCACAAAGACAGAAGAGTTTGTCATCAATGGAGATTCACAATTGAGGGAAATTATAAGAATATTCAAGTGTAATCACTcacatgaaaattatataaggagaaagataaacataaaataatttaaatatcttatatttactGAATATTTTCTAAATCCAAATATGTTAAATTAGATTCAGACTTTTAATccggagaaaaaaaattaatatcaccacaagaaaatatatatttagcgTAAGTCAAAAGTTGATACTAATAAAAAAGAGTCGAtgctaaataattatttgagtcAGATTTTCATCACACATATGTAAACTCTAGTTAGTGtctactttaaattatttttattttttttattaaagtaatttaaagTAGGTCAAATTtacactatttattttaatttttttaatttaatgtcaGTTGAGTGGCcctaataacattaaattaaaaaaagtgagCAGTACTttcatatttaacaaatataaattaaaaaaatagaaaaaaaatatataataaaaaaaacacgtATAAGAGAGATAAATGTGGATGAAAGAAATAAGTACGAAGGAAGGAAGTAAACGAAAAATAGAATATGgatgaaggaaaaaaagagaataatgaatgaagaagatgaaaaagatgaGTCTCGATAAAAGAGGTAAATGTGAATGAATGATAAAAGCATCATTGAAAAATATGAGTATGAGAAGATATATGATTATAAACGAGGAATATAAGtgtgataaaatttatataaaaagttaggGAAGAAAAGtatgagttaaataatataaatattaaaaataagtaaagttAATGTCCGTTGAACAGacactaatattatttattttaattttttttatagttaatgttctaacttaaataaatatatatattaaaaataaataacgttAGCATTTTCTAAGCCGGTTTTAGCCTTGTtcatttttagtatttattttagttagcATCTACTAAGCTAAcactaacaaaaatatttatttaaaaaaatagccacgtggatttaatgattttaaaacataaaaaaaaattacagtttaCTTCAAAGTTAATGTCGTCTCAATACACTTAACGGTTAAAGtaaaatgttttcatttcataaggacttgagGAAAAAGTGTGATaagtgattggaaggaaaaagaaagatcatagccacgtggatttaatgattttaaaacatatggATTGAACCTCATACATGAATTAtggtagagctgtcaaaacgggtaacccggttcgacccggcccggcccaccatgggttggtcacttagtgagccaacccaacccggctcatttattagcgagtcagaaaaacttgaacccggccccacccaccacgggttggtgggtaaacgggttggctcactagcccatttgattacatttttttaaataaaaaaatacaaactttctgtaatttaaatttaaacaaatttcactctcaacaaattatgttaaagacatcaacaaaaaaattaatagtttaattgtaacataattttccaaattcaaagatatcaaaaagaacttgttcaaataatgtatactcaaattgtttaaataaaatgaacaaaatctgatacatgCATGtgagaacatgaaaaaatcatttcatgtcttcaaatcccccagaacaaaaaacaaattcgcaaacccatatttttgtcattatagggtttttgaaaaaaaaaagaaagagaagtgagaaaacaaaattgtggagaaaagacaaaaaaaaaaaaaagaaaggaagggtgttttacctgctccttgaagaattacagtgaagtgagggtgagagcacgtgatagcagaggttacttttttggtatacacagtgagtggagagaatattttattttttagggtttcataaataaaataatagattaaaaaaataaaattaggtaggtgggttagtgagccaacccggctcaccacgggttcaacccgcatgagccgggttgaaatctgacccgcatataagtgggttgtattttccAAACCCAatccggcccgaacccgtgacggacCGGATTGACCCGcgagttgtgacccattttgacggctctagaaGAAACCCACATTAAAGAAGCAATAACATCtcaattttattacatattatcTAACACTAACAGTAGTTGCTGAAcatttcttttacttaaaatataaaataatttagaatgaaTCACCTAatgaagtaaatttttattttattttattagatatattgtaaaagagatttattttaaatatagattAATTTAGGATAAATCATtttgtaaagtaaaaatattataattttattggaCATATATTAAGCATCTAAAATTGAATGAGGTGCCGgtatcatttttctaatttaatatagtaaaatttCATTAGGGTTCATTAAGGTAATCCTTAAATGATTTAACAAGTTTTTCTTTCACTATATTAAATAagcttgatttttctttgtgatacgatagtttttctcatttaatcataccagtaatataaaaataaatgatagtACATCtgtcataataaatttatcagATGACGAGTATaagtttatcttttataataaattgaacagtgatatttttgtaataaagatTAAACTTATTATGACTGATGTATGTGAATTTGTCATAATTAGTGAATGCAgtgacaaaattataattagaaaaaaaaattatcatgttAGTTATTGAGTGATttgtcataatatatgtttacCATGTCTCTTAATTTGATACTCATCATAGTATGTTTGAATCCTTACACACATTTTCTCTCAAACATTTCAGTTCTCCTCTTTGCATTATCCCTTAAGTAGTTCAAAATTCAAGATTCCTCTCTCAAATTGCATTCTCATCAACTCCATTATCACGTCTTGCATTCACAGCTTCCATTGTGGTTGTCTTCCTCTATTATTACTTTTCACAAATAAGTAAGTTATTGAACCCTAAAATGTTATATTCAAATTCACTTCAATTTTAGGATtgaaagaagagtcaaagtTGTTCCTTACACATTGCACATTTGTGTATTGTTGGTGTTGATATATGTCTGGTTTAGTGTGCCATGCAAGTTGTCGTCGAAGCAAGCGCCATCAAATAGTAGAGTTGTAAGCCAGATTAAGGAGGAGGTAGTATGGTTGACCATATGAAGGCTTCCTAGTGGTAGATTCGTCATGGGTAGGTTCGCTACTGAGATCCACTTATTGGTGGTGTACACAgaaagagagtggtgggatttGTGTGAAGGTTTTAGAAGAATCACTCTTTCAATTTGAAGTGAGAAAATCAGGGAGATGGATAATAGTGGAAACTTGATTTACTATGTCACATATTTGTACACCTAACATACTAAATTCAACTTACTGTGTTAGGCCTTTCGCACGTCATAGAAAGTGCATATTTTCTATATCGCCCACAACTATGATATCAAAATAACTGTGATAGTAAGTCTCATACACCTAACATAAAAAGTCTTGCATATATAATAGtgcatttttattaaagttattaatttaatcaaatttcttTATGAGTAATGTGATTTCTTTTGTCAAATTGTTGGTCCATTGTTGCCATTATTTATTCACCACCTTTGACCCTTTCTCTTCCTCCTCCACCATCATTATTGTCACCATTAACATTATTGTCATTGTCATCCAGTCgactcttcctcctctcttttttcctcattttttctcttcttgttaTCACTCATCtccatttaatttataataaatatttcgtCATATTTTATGGAAATTTTGACACTcattttactaacaaatttacttaaaaaattatcaatgaatttaaaaaaactcaatGAGGGAAATAtctaactttagaaaaaaaattacattttctcTTCATAAAAACTTTGTAGagttttaagttataaaaactcaaatttgatcttattaaaataacaaattataataaacacATGACTTATCATTTATCTTCTCACTTTTTTAAGTTGTGACATTAATATTGTTTTCCAAACTAAATATCAAAACAATTCAATCTTCTCTATTTGCATTAAATAAAGACAAAGATTCTTATTAGCCTCAATTAAATTTAGACTTAATTAAATGTAACTCATGTTATAAGACTCAAAATTGAATGATTATGAATCAAGGTGAAAATGTATATTCTAAACGATTatctttttatatctttaaaagtacaatattactttttttcaaGCTCATTTTAGAGGAAAATGTACATATAGGATGTCACTTACATTAAAGGGTGAATGCTTGCGTACAAAACTCAATTACACAATACTATATAATatctaaaaacaataataataaaattttaaaactcaaattataaaaagaaaaactaaaataattaatataaaaacaagtaatttatataatttttttaatttcttaaaccTTAAAATTCTTATACATGGTTTTATGCATTCCCATGTGACACCTCACTCCCCAATTGGTCCATTCATTATTAGATAAGATAAGAagtttcaatcaattatcaacatAGGGATTTTAGTGAGAAGTCCCAACAAAACAGCATCTGCTTCTCACCTcacaaaatgagaaaaaaagtgTCGGATTTAAATGCAagatttctttcaaaaatagagaaaagatAATCTTAAAAACATATGATTCTTTTCgcaataaaaatcattttcttaacCTCTAATTATCcatcataataattaaaaaaatatacttttataattaaaaaaaaatgatttgaatCACTTTCATTAAAGACCCTTGTAAAAAAAGTGAActgtataatttatttcttatagGAAAAGTATATAAGTGGTGACTATCTTCTTTCATGAGAACATAACAAGTAAATTAGTGTGCAAATAATTCAAAGGACAGTTTGCTGTAATGCATAGTTGCCCTAAAAAATTAGGATGGTGCAAACTCTAAAGAAGTTGTTCTAGCTAGGATCAACAATGGtcttatatacaaaataaatatatatatatatatatatatatatatatatatatatatatatattggtattttaataattagtattttaataatttaaacaaaaacgaGATGATTATTAAGACGAATACGAGGATgggataaatatataaaagtttatccTTATCTCCATAtccaattataaaaattagatatcatccatatttatacttttacccAATCAATAAAAAGATTTTCCATCAAAGGTTCAACTAATATCCAaggaataaatttatttgtcattCATAATCTTCTACGTGAGTTATATTTAATccttattaaaagtaaaatcaattttttttattgtttttcatatctattttacaaaagaaaaacttagaAAGTTAACCgttattttcactaaaaaaattacaatggtataacttgtttttattttctatcaacttaattacaaattttacctttcatttctttctttatatttatttagggATTAGagtttactataaaaaaaacaaaacaaaaaatgagcCTTAAGTTTGAGTCATCAATGGGCCAAAATTGTCagttacaaataatatttacgTGAAGAAGTGGTCACGTGCTTTATATTTTCTCCCTGCACGCCATAAGCTTATTGAAAAGACATTTTTGCCacctaaaaatataaactaaagtttatttttcttctctctccattTTCTCCTTCCCATAACAACTACTTCTTCTTTCTATTCCATAGCATCCATTTCTCCTTCCTATTCCATAATAGCAATTGCATTATTAATCTTTTCCCAGAGCAGCATCCACATTCTTTGAAATGCACAATTCGAAAAATACCTTTTAGAATCTATAATccgaaatatatattaaattatttaaatactaGATTTCTCtcttaagaaacaaccaaaacagAGCATAGGATTGTATAGGGTGTGGCTGCGGCTACAGGGAGGAAGGAAAATGAGATAGAAGACAGAGGGAAAATAgggttatgtttattttttaaataaaggtaaaagtgTCTTTTTACAGTGCCTTGtgcagagaaaaaaatatggGGTGCAGGAAGCACCTGCCGAAGAAGGGTAATACGGGGAACGTGATCGAGATGCGAATCATGCTGGGAGTTGTTTTCAAGCACTAAGGTCTGTTTCCTATCCTCCTATCCTTCTCCATATAGTAATGCGAAAAGTTGTTCTTCTTCGTGAGTGCCACAACATTTTCATTCCTATTTTCCATAGCATTTTTCTTAaacttcaaaaaaatatatatatatatataatttttattaccaCTTTAATTTTATTGGTGGTTAACATTTAGTAATATAATTTCCTTTATATTATTTGTCACAATTTacgtaaaattaaatatatttttaatctttaaattttgatacaaaattgaatttctttgtatttaaaatttgatatattttaatttttaaactttaaaaataaataaatataatatttttaactcgatttcattaaaaacaaaattatgtgTCAAACACGTTTTCATGAAAACGAAAACGTgtcaaatgatgaaaataactcaaacaatagcataaaacacatttgacatgtaaaataaaaataatataattatattaaaaacaactatactcatttattttttaaatttaagaactcaaatatatttaaatttaaaacatgacaaatttcaattttacattatctcaattaaaaacatatttaatccatttatatattattttaatatctttatttcaATTGTGTCAGGTTAGGTTACCAATACCAACTTTGATATCTTAGCTTTCACGTCTGAAAGTCCACTAATCATTTGTtatcatacaaaaatttattaaaaagaaaaatataaaataaaaaaatacaaaacataaaagaatataataaaccactcataaaaattaaactttatgaaACATAGATAAACTGTttattgtgaaaagaaaaaatctaaataaatatatagagataaaatattaaattacttatatgatctttataaataaaagctaAATTAACTAAGTTAATTCCCTTTCCGAAAAACATTATAGACTTTCAATTTACATATACGTATAAAAATGCAAAATCATaagaaactaaagaaaaaatcactttttaattaaaacttataaaagttCTTCCTCTCCAAATCATAATTGGCTccataaactataaataaaaatatgcacCTCcaaaaaatctgaaaaaaaatatctacatATTTATCCAACGTTatctaaaaatacaaatacatgATCAAACCATATCAATCCCTACCATTAGTATTTTATCTTAAACCAATTatcaaatgaattaattttgttatcaacAAGTTTTTCATAGCGTACTAGGTAAGTCGTTTTCATTTTTGTGTGAAAGGAAGGTCGGATTTTCAACTTATTCACGTCAACCTCACGGATTTCACTATTTCACAACcatttatttacttaaaaaaatatcaaatacttTTGtacatatcattatttttaaattttatatataattatagattttCCGTCTTAGTGCAACCTTTTGTAAAATCCGATAACTTTAGTAAAAGTTTTCCATCATTTTATTACGTTAGGTATATTAAGTCCAGTTGACAACCTAATGAAAATGGCCATAATCATTAATTTATCCCACTGATATATTTTCCATTCCCTTCATCTCCTGTCAGCAATAGTTTTCTCCACCtcttaaataaaaacaaatttcataacattaaatggttaaaattatgttaggttgaaagtctcacatcaactagagataaaattaaattttaatatacaagTGAGAAGTAAACTTTACTTTACAGGccagttttgtgaggttgagttaaacttaaaaactcattttctaatATAGTATCATAACTTATCTCTCATTAGTTGATAAATGATTacagaatatatatattgtaaatgataaaatatcGTAACACATCTTTATCTTTTACACACGAATGAGCACAATGGCTAGATTAGAGTGAGGACTATAATATCCACCAATCTATTGCCTTCTTTCTTCACATAGCCAAATTAACACAAACaatataactatttaaataccaaaataattttacatctCAAACATAGGAAATCCTACGTTTGAATTGATCAAACCTCCGTCTAACACAAGATTATGAGAACTAACATACTTAGACTCATCACCTGCTAAGTAAAGAGCAGCTTCTGCCACATCGTTAGGCACAGGATACCAACCTTTTAGGTTCATGTAAGTCTTACGAACTCCTTCTTCATCAAGATTGAAATATTTGTTCAACAACGGTGTCACAATTGCAAAAGGGGAAACGCAGTTCACCCGAATGCCGAATTGTCCAAGCTCCACGGCAGTGTTTTTCGTTAGTCCCACTAGGGCATGCTTTGAACTGGTGTAGGCATGTGTAGCACCTCCACCTATGCATCCTGCAACACTAGCTGTGTTAATTATGCAACCCCTTTTAGCAGGAATCATCACTCTTGCAGCGTGCTTTGTTCCCAGAAATGGACCAACCAAGTTCACACTTATCACTCTCTCAAAATCAGATTTTGTGTTATCCAGTATGCTTCTTTTGAACTCGTCACCTGTACCTGCGTTATTAAACATGATGTCCAGCTTCCCGTACTTTGAAACAGCTACGTTGACACAGTTTTCAACGTCTTCTTCCTTTGTAACGTCACAATGAACATATAGAGCTGATTCCAACTCATTACAGAGAGAAAGACCCAAATCGTCTTGAATATCAGCTATCACCACATGAGCTCCATGCTTAGAGAAGAGTCTTGCAGTGGCCTCACCTATTCCGCTGGCACCACCAGTTATAATCGCCACTTTCCCCTCAAGTCTGCATGTCATGTTATGTTATCAAGCTAATCATTCTCTGTTAATTTTCGGAAAATTAAGGTTGTAGaaagaaacatatatattacaatatttgTGGGTGTTTGATTACCTTTTAACAGCAGCTGAGACCACAGAACCATTGGCCATGAGTGAGCTTTTGGGATATATATAAAACCTGGAAAAGGTGTTTTTGAAGTGTTCAATTCAATTGTTCTTATGAGCGTGAAGCAAGTATGCTTTCATCTGAAGTTGCTTTGGTCTTATATAGAGGAACATCCCATGCAAGAGACGTACATAGCGAGGTATGAGACGTACGTATAGTGGTCAAATCTTCCTAACCAAAAAACCAACATAATTTGTAATACGtcatatatgttatatatatatatcattataagatacaaaatatatttttatttttatgataaaagtaaattaaaagataacaaatgaaatttaaaaaatattttaaagaacaattaaaagagaaatataatcattaaaaatacaatataaataaatacttttgtaGCAAGTTAAACtaaaattgtatttgtttatatatttaactcttttaaaataatttattgaagtACTGATATGTTAATTGAAACTTAGTAGATCGAGGATGTCAATTTACATGGTCCCAATTTGATGAATGTCAGAATATAAAATCATTCACAAATTCTCAACTACTAATTAGTGGCGTGTTTGGCCAAAAAATAGAAGACAAATGAGAAATGCATTAAATCCGAGTGTTCCATTAGTAGTAGAACTATCATAGCTTCATTAGGGAAGAAAGTGTGGATGTGACCTGATGTTTGtgatacaaatttaatttaacaattacttgtatatcaataatatataaatattaatagttcaaattttagtcaaaattatatatatatatatttttatgcgTTACGACACGTCCCACCTCCCTTCCCAACTGGTTAATTGATATATTAGATAAGATAAGAAGTTCCAATCCAATTACTAACTTAGGATTCTAATACTAAGTCcaaaaaaatagtatcaaattCTCCACTCcacaaaatgagaaaaagaaaaagggtcGGATTTAAATAAGGATTTCTttcaaacagaaaaaaaaaattacgtttaaaaatattacatgtttttcataataaaatcgTTTTTTTGACCACTACTTAtccataattataatttaacaaaaaatatttttattaataaaaactgGATTGTATTACTTTcataaaatactttataaaaaaaacgtgaattgtatatttatttttacattaataaagttttaaatacaCGACAAATATATGAGTAATTTGTATAGTTTCtattataagttttttcttttagtggGTGTAATGAGTTCTTAAACCCTTAACATACGAAAGTGTATAGAgaaattagtataattaaaagacaaatattttcactttccttctctttgttgactttttaaataaattataaatttacgTTTATATTTTGTGCTTTGTAGATTTTTTAACAGTacatttcctttttaaattgcCACATGTTAGAGGAACGAAGGCCTTAGGAGGAACTTAGTTCAAAGAAGTGTATTTCGTTTTGTTATGAAAGACATTTTAAAGTGGAAAAGTTAATATCTTGAGTAAGACTAGTATGCACACATGCAAGTAAAATAATGCATAAGATTTTGAGAATGTTCTccataaaattaatcattaatcttccagaaagattttttttttctttttggttacATCCCTACACTTTGTATTATTGTTTGGAAGTCCTTCTCTTTATCTATTTTAGAAAACCTCTCCTCCACTTATAAAATATGGttgaatattgaattttaaGACATCTTTGTGTATATTTGTGAATGTCTCTCTTTTTTTAGAGTGTTTCATCCCTTAGTCTTGGTCAATTCTGGATATAAACAAAGTACATcggataaaattaagaaatggatatggatttatatacatataaaatatcttCATTTGTAAGAGACTTTTTGGAATGATATGACTTATACTTAatgtactttcttttttttcacatacaatattcaaacaacaacaatataaaTGTTTGAAGACACAATTTTAACTAGACTACTTaaaatcataagaaatcaattctttgaattttaaaagattGTGTATTCTTTAAGATGTCATTTAGAAGTCTTTCAATGAGGTGTGTTTAGAATCAAActcaaataaaagattaaaaaaaattaatctgaAAAACCAATTGATTAAagttaaagattttttttattgatttgaacattttttttttagaatcgGACAGTTCAATTTGATTTGATAATTCAGAACTAATCCAAgttgaattgaattaaaattcatcatttaaacattattatattatttattattttaatcatataatagaGATATgtgtatatgaaaaaaaaaattgtaatgcATCTAACTTAATTCATGATTACAAATATGTGATAAAAGAATAACAcgatatttttttacatataaatgaGGTAGAGGATGAAATGTTACATTATTAAAGTgctaaagtaaaaaaaaaaaaaattattggaagGAACAATATAGAAGAACTCAtcttcatgtttattttttgaatttttgttagtACAAGTGTGTACAAGAGGTTTGTCATATCTATGAGAGGTAAATCGTATAGGTTATTTAATATGTATGCTATAATGTATGAATACAATCAAACACagctgttattttttttttatcctttgttGACAAAACATAGTATCTTCATGTTTTACTATAGTTCCTTTAccgatagaaaaaaaaaatagtaatatatgtATAAACAGATTATTCAATATTATACACAATGTTAAAGAGagcaaatatttaattatgtagaaaatgaaattacttATCATGCTACAACATTAAGTTTATCgtgtaaaaaatattacatctAATAGATATGCTAGTTTGGAAAATCATCGTGTTTCACTAATTTCAAAGGTTAAACATCTCTTAACGAATTCAAATCCTAGAAATCTTAGAGGACACCCAAATGAAAGGAAATGTGATCAagtatcattttaattaattctttgcaatgaaataacattaataacacatttttcaatttaa comes from the Vigna radiata var. radiata cultivar VC1973A chromosome 2, Vradiata_ver6, whole genome shotgun sequence genome and includes:
- the LOC106755773 gene encoding secoisolariciresinol dehydrogenase-like; the encoded protein is MANGSVVSAAVKRLEGKVAIITGGASGIGEATARLFSKHGAHVVIADIQDDLGLSLCNELESALYVHCDVTKEEDVENCVNVAVSKYGKLDIMFNNAGTGDEFKRSILDNTKSDFERVISVNLVGPFLGTKHAARVMIPAKRGCIINTASVAGCIGGGATHAYTSSKHALVGLTKNTAVELGQFGIRVNCVSPFAIVTPLLNKYFNLDEEGVRKTYMNLKGWYPVPNDVAEAALYLAGDESKYVSSHNLVLDGGLINSNVGFPMFEM